The DNA region ATGACGTCCGCCGCGAGCCAGATCAACAACACGATCCTGACCCGGCCCTTCCACGTTTTCTTCATTCTCGCCATCAGCTACTACTTCATCAGCGTCGGGCTGAGCCAGATGGTCGCGTGGATAGAACGGCGGATCGTGCGCAAGCGGCAGGGCATGCAAGGGGTTACCGATGTATCCGCTAATTGAATTTTTCAACGTCAACAAATGGTACGGCGCGCACCACGCGCTCACCGACGTGTCCGGCCACATACATAAAGGTCAGGTCGTGGTGGTCTGCGGCCCTTCCGGATCCGGAAAATCGACCCTGATACGCACGGTAAACCGCTTGGAAGATATCCAGGGCGGCCAGATCCTGATCGACAGGCACGATATCCACGGCTCCGACGCGCGCCTGAACCTGCTGCGCAGCCGGGTCGGGTTCGTCTTCCAAAGCTTCAACCTGTTTCCGCACTTGTCCGTGCTCGACAACATCGTGCTGGCGCCGACCAAGATACTCGGCCTGAAGAAAAAGGAAGCCGTCGAACAGGCCATGCGCCTGCTCGATCGCGTCGGCCTGACCCATAAAGCCAAGGCCTATCCGGCGCAGCTTTCCGGCGGCCAGCAACAGCGTGTGGCGATCGCCCGCGCCCTGGCCATGACGCCGCCCATCATGCTGTTCGACGAGCCCACCAGCGCGCTGGACCCGGAGATGGTCGGCGAGGTGCTGTCCGTCATGCGCGACCTGGCCAAGGAAGGCATGACCATGATGTGCGTTACCCACGAAATGGGCTTCGCCCGGGAAGTGGCCGACGCCATTTGGTTCATGGACGAAGGCAAGATCCTCGAGGTTTCCACGCCCGAGCGGTTCTTCCAACGTCCCGCCCACGCCCGCGCGCAAAAGTTCATTTCCGAACTGCGTCGCTGATTGCAGCCGCTGCCCCCCGCGCACAAGCGCTTCACCCACTCTCCGGAACCTGCCATGCGATCCACCTTCTTTCTCGCTCCCCTCGCCGTGGCGCTCGCCCTGGCAGCCCCCGTTTCGGCCCACGCCGACCAGCTTCAGGAAATTCTCGGCCGCGGCAAGCTCATCTGCGGCGTGCAGAACAACACGCCGCCGTTCTCGTTTCCCGACCCGGCCACCCGCGCGCAAGTCGGCCACGACGTCGACCTGTGCAACAAGCTCGGCGAAGCCCTGAAGGTCGGCGTCGAGCTCAAGCCGCTGTCCACCGAGGCGCGCGTGCCGTCCATCACGATGGGGCACGTCGACGTCGCCATCGCCAACCTGGCCTACACCAAGGCCCGCGGCGAGCAGATCCAATTCAGCGACCCGTACTACATCGCCAAGGAAATGCTGGTCGTGCACGCCGCCGATGCCGGCAAGAGCAAGGCCGATTTCGTCGGCAAGCGTATCGCCTCCAGTAAAGGCTCCACCGGCGAGGTGGCGATCCGCCTGACTGGCAGCACGCCCGTCACGTACCAGGACATCAGCGGCGCCTACCTGGCCCTCGTCCAGAACAACACTACCGCGTTCGTCACGAACGGAATGACGGCGCGCAAGCTCATACTGAAAGCGAAGGAAACCGGGGAAAGCCTAGCCCTCATCAAGGAACCCATCGCGCTCGAACCCATCGGGATCGGCATGAAGAAGAACGAGCCGGCGCTGCTGGCCAAGGTCAATTCCCTACTGCAGGACTGGGAGCGGGCTGGCGTGCTGGACGCGCTCTGGACCAAGTGGATCAGCAGCTCGGCCGACTATGACCACATGCCGCGCGAAGACAAGGTGGTTCCGCTCACCAGCATCAAGTTCGAGCCGCTGCCCTGATCGACCGAAACCTCCAGCCCTTTTTTCATTCTCCACGCCCTATGACCATGCAAAATAATTGCGCCAGCCAGCGCGTCCAGCGCATCAAGCCCTCACCCAGCGGCGCCGCCGCCGACCGGGCCTCCGACCTGAAGCGCGAAGGCCGCCCCATCATCAGTCTCGTGGTGGGCGAGCCGGACTTCGACACCCCCGTCCACATATGCCAGGCGGGATGCGAAGCCATCATGAAGGGAGACACCCGGTACACGCACGGCCGAGGAACGATGGCGCTGCGCGAAGCGGTCGCGCGCAAGCTCAAGCGGGAAAACGGCCTGGAATACGGGACCCAGGAAATCATCGTGACCGCGGGCGCCAAGGCCGCGATCTACCTCGCGCTGGGAGCCACGCTGAACCCCGGCGACGAGGTGATCGTGCCGGCCCCGCACTGGGTTTCGTACACCGACATGACCCTGGCCTGCGACGGTGTGCCCGTGGTGGTGGCCTGCCCCGAGTCCAGCGGTTTCAAAATCACACCCGATCAGTTGGAAGCGGCGATCACCCCGCGCACGCGCTGGCTCATGATCAATTCGCCCTGCAATCCCACCGGGGCGACCTACTCCGCGCAGGAATATTCTGCCTTAGCCGACGTGCTGCGCCGCCATCCACAAGTGCTGTTGATGACCGACGAAATCTACGAGCACCTCTATTACGGCGCGGAACCCATCGTGCATCCCCTGATCGTGGCGCCCGATCTGCGCGACCGCACCCTGATCGTCAACGGCGTATCCAAGAGCTACGCCATGACAGGCTGGCGCATCGGCTACATCGCGGGCCCGGCCGACCTGATGCGTGCCATCAACGTGCTGAAATCCCAGGCCGCCGGCGCGACCGCCTCCATGTCGCAGGCGGCTGCTGTGGCCGCCCTGGACGGTGATCAGAGCTTCGTGGCGCAAAGCCGCGAAATCTTCAAGACGCGCCGCGACGCCACGGTGCGCCTGCTCAACGAAATTCCCGGCCTGTCGTGCCGCACCCCGGACGGAGCGTTCTACCTCTACGTGAACTGCGCCGCCCTGATCGGCAAACGCACGCCTGCCGGCGCCGTGCTGAACAACGACGACGCCGTGGTGATGTACATGCTGGAGACCGAGAACGTGGCGCTGGTGGCCGGCTCGGCCTACGGGCTGTCGCCGTATTTCCGGATGTCCATCGCCACCTCCATGGAAAACCTTCAGGAAGGATGCAAGCGCATCGCGCGAGCTATCGCGGCACTCCAATGAACACCGTCCTGTCCTGGTTTGGCCTGACGCAGGCCGACCGCCGCGAACAGTTGGGAATCTGGCCGGCGTTCGCCGCCATGATGGGGGTCTCCCTGTCCATGATGCTGTCCAGCCTGGATCAAACCATCGTCGGCAACGCACTGCCGACGATGGTGGCGGAACTGAACGGCTTCGACCTGTACGCCTGGGTCGCCACCAGCTACATGCTGTGCTCGATGATCGCCATCCCGGTATTCGGCCGGCTTGGCGATTATTTTGGGCGCAAGCCTTTCATCCTAGCTGCCATCTTCACGTTCACCGCAGCTTCCGTGGTCTGCGCCATGGCGGATTCGATGTGGGGCCTGGTGCTGGGGCGCGCACTGCAAGGCATCGGCGGCGGGATGATCATCGGCAGCGCCTTCGCCTGCATCCCCGAGCTGTTCCCCGACACTCGCCGGCGGCTGCGCTGGCAGATCATGCTCAGCACCATCTCCAGCGTCGCCAACGCGACCGGCCCGGTGCTGGGCGGTGTGCTGACCGACCAGTTCGGCTGGCGCTCCATCTTCCTCATCAACGTCCCGCTCGGCGCTCTGGCGTTGTTCTGGGCATGCCGCTTCATTCCTTTCTACCGACCGTCCCACGGCAGGAAAATACGCGTGGACTGGACCGGGGCCGCGCTGGTCGTTATCTTCCTGGTCGCGCTGCAAACGTTCGTCGACCTGATGCCGCTGGGGCGCCAAGGCCAGCTCGCGGCCGTGGGCGCGCTGACGCTGGCTGCCGGCGTGCTGCTGTACCGGTGCGAAAAACGCGCGACAGACGCGCTGCTGCCGCCGCGCCTGTTCCTGGAAACCGAAAGTCTGCGTCGGCTATTTTGCCTGGCCATCCTGGCCGGCGCCCTCATGTACGTACTGCTGTTCTACCTGCCCCTGCTATTTCAGGGCGGCTACGGCTACTCGCCCAGGGAGGCCGGTATACTCGTCACGCCCCTGGCCCTGCTCATGACGATAGGTGCCATCGTCAACGGCCGCATCGTCATCCGACTGCGTCATCCCAACTGGCTGCTGTTCTTCGGACTCGGCGCCCTGACGCTGTCCACCGCGGGCTTCGCCATCGCCGGGCCGCACGCCTCTTTCGGGCACCTGCTGGGGCTAGCCATTCTGGGCGGCATGGGGTTGGGGTTCTCCATGCTCAACTTGACGCTGTTCACGCAGTCGCTGTCGCCGCACGAATTCCTGGGCATTGCGACCGCCATGCAGAAATCGCTGCGCCTGGTCGGGGGCATGATAGGCGCGGCCGTCATGGCGACCCTGCTGTCGTGGCTATATTCCGCGCAAGTCGCTCACGACTTCGCGATTCTGAACCAGCCGGAAGCGGCGGCCTATTTCAGCAATCCCCAGGCACTGATTCCCGGCGCGGACCACGCCCTGGGACGCTACAGCACCGAGACCGTGGAACTGGCCCGCGCGGCGCTGCGCCGGTCGTTGTCCGTCGGACTATTCATAATGACGGGAGTGGGGGCCTGGGCGCTGTACATGCTGCGCAAGGTGCCCGCGATCAAGCTTGGGTAAAAGCTGCGGCTCTCCGTAAGCCTGGCTGTGGATCTCGGCGCGGACCTGCTCCTCGGTCCGGGTATCTACGGGCGCTGGAATGACACCAAAAAAACCTAAGTTATTGATTTTATTAATGTTTAGTGGCGGACAGAGGGGGATAGTTCGCCAAACAGTCTAATTCTCTGAAAAAACAGGAAGTTAGGCCGCTGTTTCCCCTCAAAACTTGCTACCCAAAATGCTACCATATTTTTGCAATTAATGGAGAGATTCTATGACTTTGGGCGATGTGGCAAACAACATTACCAATGCAATTCACTTCGGAATTCTAGCAGCCAGTGTAGTTGCATTCGTTATTTCGATTGCATTTGCGCTAAAAAAGAAAGGAAAGCATGCCGCCATAGCGCTAGTCGCCGCCTTGATCTGTTATGCAGTCAGCCAAAAAATACCGTCAACATCCCAACCACAATTGCAAAGCCAACCGTATCAAAGAATACAGTAATAACCCTTCTCTCCTTACGAGAAAACGATTCCCATTCGTCGTGCAAGCCACGAACGAACCAGCTTGTAAATTTAATGACCACAATCGCCCCAGTTGACAATTAAATAATTATCACTTATAAAATAATTGTCAATAGCCATTTGAGTGATGCCACATCGGCGAACTGACGCATACCGACATTAAAGCCAGCCTAGTGCTGGCTTTCTTGTATCTTATGAATAGAGCTATGAACCTAATTTCACTACTTACTGCCTTTGGAATGGGATCAATAATTACCGCTTTGATCCAATCATGGTTGTCAAGAAGATCACAAACAGATGAAAGGCGGTTTCGAGAAAAGCAGCAGGCATATATCGGCCTGTTGGAAGCCTATCATCGTGCAGCCACCGAAAGAACCGCCGAAGCTGCTAAAAACTTCGCTTACTGGCAAATGCGCAGCTCGCTAGTGGCACCGCTAGCAGTTCGATTAGCTGTCCAAAAGGTTATTGACACCAACGAAGACAAGCAAGGCAGGGCTTTGGCCCAGCAGAAAATGGAAGAGGAAATGCGGAAGGATTTGGGAGTCACCAAATAAAATGCCAAACCCAGATCTTGACATTTGTTTTTTTTGTTCTACTTATTAAGTATCGCATACGGTATGCGTCGAGGTCAGATGGTTTCTTTTGGGGATTTTGTTTCCCATCTAATAAAAACCCTTCCCGATTCCCGCTATGCCAAGCAATGAATAATTAAGCTGCAATGCAGAAGCTCGTCAAATTAAATGTGACTGCGGAGGAATAGGATCCTCAACGACGAACCAGCGAACTATTGTCAGGTTGCAACCTCAAGAAGATGAGGTAAGCCGTTAGAATGGATTAGTAGCAAAGCGGCATGGAAGACAGTCAGAAGGACCCAGCTACTGTATCGGCAACGATACGAACCTTCGAAGCAGGTAAAGTTGCTTTATATCTGCCCGGTGCTATGTGGTAACTATCACACGGAGACTCCCGGTAAAGTCCCAAGCTCGCTTTTCGCGGGTTAGGGTAAGCCTTTACCGGAACCGTGTGATAGCACGGTGAGGAAAAGGCGAAACAAATCCCCCCGAAGGTACAGAATCAGTACTAAATATCAATAATTATAATGATTAATCAACAGTACCAACTCGAATAATATTCAATGCGAAGCAGGACCACCCGCAGGGTAAAAGAATTTACGATAGTAAATTAAAAAGGACGACGAGCCTTAAATCGAAATTTGACATCAAGGTCAAATCTTTCGAACAACCTTTTCAGGTTCTGCTTTACATGCCTCGCACCACTCCAGGAATTCAATAAGGTCGACATACTGCTCTCCCCGCTCGACCTTCGAAACATAGCTCTGCCCCTTACCTAATTTTTTGGCAAGTTCAACTTGAGTGAGCCCCGCATCTACTCGTAGCTGTTGGAGCTCACGGCGAAGGACTTCGTACCGTTGACCATAGAGCATGCAAGCATGCTATAGTCTGTTTCCGAATATTCGATTTTAGACTATTTGCTACATAGCCTCGGGAGTTTCCTGTGAGTGACAACTGGCTTCGCGATCTTTTTATCCTCAATGAACTTGAGAACCAACGAACTGCAAAAGACCCCGACAATCCCGGCCCCGGAGTAATCTTTCTCATTGTGGCGGGGATCGCCTTGTTGGTCACTGTTTCCTATCCTGCGGTGTTGTTCCTTCAGTACCGTCGGAAAGAATGGGTGGCTATGGGGCTTACTTTGCTGTTCGGTGCTGTAGGCTACCTCTGGGCCCAGCCTCGCCTAATCGTTTCGGAGTCGGAAGGGCTGTGGGCAATTGCAGTAACCATCGGCGGCTTTTCGCTCTTTGGTTATCTTTGCTACTTTTTTGCTAAGAGGATCAGCAAGAAGATCGCCCCGAATTCGCCACCCCATTTTGATGCCAAATCAATTTTCACCATCTTTTCTTTTGGATATGTGGCATTCTTCATCCTTTGGGGGTTCCTCGTAAGCTTTCCGATTCTGACCGGCCCCACCTATGCTTGGTTAAGCCAATTTATCGACCTGCCTGGTCACGGCTATTTTTACTCGAAACTGGCTTGGCCGTACATTCTTGGTGGCACCGCTCTTGCCGTTTCACCAATGCAGGCTTGGTGCCGAAAACGGCAGGCAGAGGGCAAGCCCTCCGTTCCTACTCTCATTCTGGTTCTCGCCGTCCCTGCATTCCTTTTTTCCATTTTTTGGATCTCGGTATTTACCCGGAACCTCTTTAGCTAATTAGGGTGCCCTTCCAAGAGCGGGGGATGCGAGGGTTTGGAGGATGGAGCTTGAGGTTCGTACCTCTGCTTCATTCTCGCCAGCTCCCTCGCCAATAATTTGTTCTGCTCCATTAGAACTTGATTTGCCTTCAAGTCCAAGAATCGACCGTTTATCGCTTCCTTGTAAATCTCTCTTCGTTGGTCGACCTCCTCAAGTCCAGACTTCAGCTTCTTCCTTTCTGCAACGATTTCGTTCTGTAGGCGATGAAAATCTAGCCTAGCTAGAGCATTGGCAGTTTTCTGCTGCTTGGCGAAAAAATCGATATATGGAGTGAGAAGTTCGCGAATTTTTTGACGAACCACATTTATGCTAAGCCGCTCGCCCAGAGAAATCTCTACACTGTCGATTAGCCTATCAATTTTCTTCTTATAGTCGGTCTGCATCGCAAGATCGATAGCACGGTAGAACTTCTTCATCGGCACATGCTTTCGCATCGAGCCGCGAACACCTCGAACTAACTTCCACTTTTTGTTATGTTCAGCAAATCGATCCTGCAATCCGACTAGGAATTCCGGGTCATATCTTTTTGCATTTAATGACCAAGTTTCTTTGTGGAATTCGCCTTTTTGATTTTTATACCTCTTGAGCGACTTCAGCTCCGTAGAAATCATAAAGTGGATGTGTGGGCTCGATTCATCCATATGCAGCACTGCGAACTTTAGCTGCTGCCCGAATTCATTTTTTACGAATTGCACCTGATCGAGAGCCCACTTTCCGATCTGCTCTACAGATTTTCCTTTGAAAAATTCGGGCGAGGCAGTGGCGATGAACTCCAACATTTGCACATTGTCTTTCCGAGTTTTAATGCCGAGTTTTGCATAAAATTCGCAAAGCTTTTCTTGCAAACTCATGGATTTTGCGACATCGACATCTAGCGAATTGAACAGAATTTCGTTCAACTTTGATCTACTGGCATCGATGTTTGATTGCTCCCGCAATCTCAAATTGTGCTTCGCCGCCGCCGTTATTTGTGCCGGGCTTTTTATCTTTTTTGCTCTTAATATTGCGTACTGTGGCATGGTTTTTTCTTCTTATTTTTGCACTCCTTTTATTTATTCTAGCGGAGCACGAAGAAAAAACAAGGACACCGGATTAAAACCCGGTATCACTCACTATACCAACCCACTACACTTCGTTCCGGGGTTGGTGTTCGCCACGGGGTTCCCCCTTTGGATTCCCCAAAGCAAAACCGATGGGGCTGGGCCCCTTGCCCCCATTCCGACTGCCAAATAAATTTGACAATCGGCCCTATAGGCTACGCGATGAATCGGGTGTTACTCCTCCCACCGCGCAAGCGAGCCCCGCAGGGACTCTTCCAAAGCCCCCCCTTGTTAGGGGCTGGGGGTAGGAGGAAATTAGGCATAGCCAACTTTCTCCAACAGCATTTTTTGAACTACTGAAAGTTGAGCTTGAAGAACCGTCAACGGAAAATCTTGGCTATAGATTTCAGCATTTGTTCCCTCGACCTCATGCCCAATAACTTGGCATCGCATCTCTAACGACACCCCTTGTTCTTTCATATAATTATTAAAGAATTTTCTCAACGAGTGGAACACGAGCTTGCCTCGATTAATTCCAATTTCGTCAATATACCTAGCGAATTTTTTCCCAACTGCATTTCCCGCACCCTTACCCTCTAACTCCCGGTATTTGAAAATCTTGTCATCGGGCAGCTTTCTTCCCTCAATAAAAGGCTGGAGTTCGTTCATCAATTCATCGGGAATGGGCACCTCACGAACCCCCGCTTTTGTCTTGGCATCGAGAATTCGCACGAAATGAAAACTCCTCTCATGCTTGAGGAACTGCCCTTTTTTCAGGATAGTTAGCTCACCCACCCGAAAGCCTGTCACAAGTTCCAGCATCAGGCAGAAATAAAAGTCGGGATCCTTTTTCTTGTGGGCGAGCATTCTCTGCCGATCAAAGACTGACAACACCTCTTCCAGATAAAACGAAGCATAGGTGCTTTTCGCTCGTTCCCGCGAAGTCAGCAGGGTGCGATCTTTGGCGGGATTTTCCGCGAAAAGGTACTTGTGTTTGATGGCAAAATTAAGAACCGTACGAATGACGGACACTTTATTGTCAATCGTTCGCAGTTCATTGCCTGAACCCTTTAAATGCTCTTGATAACGGGTGATGTCATCGCTCGTTATCCGATAGAGATACGGATTTTTCAGGAACTCAGCAAATTCGGTAATGTTTGTCGTGTATTGCTGAACCGAACGGGTCTGCAATTTCTTCATTGCCATGAACTTGCTGAACAGCTCCAGCAGCCGCAACCCCTTGGGCTGCTCTTCCTCTATGGGAGCATTGCGAAGGACACCGCTGGCAGGCACCAGATGCCCCAGCTTGTCCAGCATCCCCAAGGCGAGCAATGCTTGCTCGTTGTCTTCCTTGGTGCCGTCAGTCTTGATATAGCCCCGCTTGAGGTCTATTTCGTAGTTCTTGACCTTCGATGGATCGACCATGCCCAGAGCCTCATAGAACTTCAAGGCTCGTAGGATAGCAAGGGAACGGTCACGGGTTCGCAGGCTTCGCTTTACTTGCCTACCATCGACCCGCAGATGAATGCAATAGACACCCGTTTCGGCACGGGCATAGACAGGTATTTTCACGGGTGTTGTTACCCATTTTGCTACCTATCCTGCATTCCAGAGTTTGGAAAATCCTTGAAAAATCAAGGACTTAGAAGACTTGGCGGACAGAGGGGGATTCGAACCCCCGATACGCTTTTGACGTATACACGCTTTCCAGGCGTGCGCCTTCAACCGCTCGGCCACCTGTCCTGATCCGGGTATTCCGCCCGGGAATCAACCCGAAACGGAAAACGGCAATCAGCGATTCTAGCAGATCTGGATGAATTGTGCTGGTATGGGGTTCCGCGGCTTGCCAGGCCCCCAACGGCCCCACAACGATCCCCCCCACGGCCAACCCCCAGCCGCAACAGCGTTAGCATCGACATCGACACCGCTAACCGCAACAAATCCCCCTCAACAGGACCCAAGATGCGCAACCTGGACTTCAGCTCCTGGCAAGCCCTGCTCTCCACCCTGGTCGGCCTGGCGATCTTCACCCTGATCGGCGTAGGCATCCGCCTACTCATCATGCAGACCGTGCAGCAAAAGCGCCAGCGTGAAAACCGCCAGATCAACGAACGCCTGCGCACGCTCATCGCCGCCTATAAAACCCTCGGCGGCTCCTTCACCGGCAACCTGCTGGTCGACCCCACCCACCTGCGCGACCTTCGCCAGAATACGAAAAGCCCCGACACAGCCGAGACAACGACCGACACCACCGAATCCACATCCGACCGCCGCCGCCGCACCCGCGACGCGGTGGAAGCCGCTCTATCCGACATCATTCTCCTCGGCACCGAAGAACAAGTCAGGCTGGCCGCCCACGCCGCCACCGAACTCACGCAAGGCAGGCCCATCCACACCGCCGAACTCGTGGCATCGCTACGGACCTTCATCCGCGAAGTCCTCGATCTGGAACCGTTGCCCCGCGAATTGACCATACCCGCCCAAGGCCCCGCCCGCCCCTCGGCATCCTCCTCGAAAGGCAAGGAAACCGGCCGCGGCGAAGGCGGCAAGGATGGCGGCAAGGACGGCAGTACAGGTGGTGGCGGCATGGGCGGCGGCGCGGGAATGGGCATGGGTCTCGGCCTGGGCGTGGGCGCCGCGCACAAGCTTCCGGACGACGACGGCGCTCCGAACTAACCCCCGACGCTGCCTACTTCCCCGCCCCACCCCGCGTCACGCAGTTCAAGTACCCGTCCACGGCCGCCAGGGCCGTCGCGGTCTGCACCTCCTGCGCGAGGCGGAAGCGGTCGCCATAGACCGTCTCATCGGGAAATTCGCTGATCAGCATCAGCGGCACCCGCTCCTTCGCCGACTCGCTGATCTGCACCGGAATCCCGTTCAGCATGTCGAAGCCGCGCTCTTGCGCATGCGCCTCGAATACGGCCAGTTGGCGCGCGTTGAACCGGATCAGTTCCGGCTGTTCGCGCGCCAGGCGGGCGGTGATGTTCTCCACCAGCGCCCGGGCCCTGCCGCCCCAGCCGGGATGATGCCGCATGACCAGGAAGAAGCCCTTGGGGATGGTCCACAACTCGAAATGGCGCGGCAGGTAGCCCGACAAGGGCCGCGTCCATTCATGGGACGGATAGCCATGCAGGCTGACGTGCAGTTGCGCGCCGCTCATCTCGTAGGCCTTGATGCGCGCTTCCAGTTCGTAGTACGGCGCCTTCTCGCGATACGCCAAGTCGTCGCCCAGCGCGGTGTAGCGGGCGGCATGGTGCATATGCCGCGGATTGGTCTGGCACAGGCGTCCGAACAGCGCATAGCCATCCGGATTCTCCAGCCCGATCAGCACGAAATGCGCGTCCGGCCGCGCCTTCAGCACATGCGCGGCAGCCAATGCGCCCACCACGCCGGAGGCCTCGTTGGCATGCTGCCCGCCGGAAATCACCACGGCCGGCTCGGCGCCGCGCACGTAGCAGCCGCGCACCGCGCGCCCCTGCCGCGTCCGCACGGCAAAGGGCTCTCCGCCCATCACCTGCATCTCGTGCGCGACACGCTCCGGCGACAGCGGCCCGTTAACCGCCGACAAGGGCGTGCCCAGCGACCGCGCCACCACTTCCGGGACCGGCTCGAAAGCCTCCGTGGCGATGCGCAGCTTCACCTCGCGCTCGCTATGGCGCACGTCCGGCACGATCTGTCCCGGCTGCAAGCCGCGGCTGCCCAAGGGCCGTCCCGAATGGCGCTGGAAGACTTCCAGCAAACCGAAGTAGATTTCCTCGTGCATGGCTTCGAAGGTGCTGATGACCTCGTCTTCGTAGCCCGTATCGCGTTCGATGCCCGGCAGCTCCACGAGCACTTCCAGCCGATCGAAATAGGGTTC from Bordetella genomosp. 10 includes:
- the mobV gene encoding MobV family relaxase; this translates as MPQYAILRAKKIKSPAQITAAAKHNLRLREQSNIDASRSKLNEILFNSLDVDVAKSMSLQEKLCEFYAKLGIKTRKDNVQMLEFIATASPEFFKGKSVEQIGKWALDQVQFVKNEFGQQLKFAVLHMDESSPHIHFMISTELKSLKRYKNQKGEFHKETWSLNAKRYDPEFLVGLQDRFAEHNKKWKLVRGVRGSMRKHVPMKKFYRAIDLAMQTDYKKKIDRLIDSVEISLGERLSINVVRQKIRELLTPYIDFFAKQQKTANALARLDFHRLQNEIVAERKKLKSGLEEVDQRREIYKEAINGRFLDLKANQVLMEQNKLLARELARMKQRYEPQAPSSKPSHPPLLEGHPN
- a CDS encoding tyrosine-type recombinase/integrase, which translates into the protein MKIPVYARAETGVYCIHLRVDGRQVKRSLRTRDRSLAILRALKFYEALGMVDPSKVKNYEIDLKRGYIKTDGTKEDNEQALLALGMLDKLGHLVPASGVLRNAPIEEEQPKGLRLLELFSKFMAMKKLQTRSVQQYTTNITEFAEFLKNPYLYRITSDDITRYQEHLKGSGNELRTIDNKVSVIRTVLNFAIKHKYLFAENPAKDRTLLTSRERAKSTYASFYLEEVLSVFDRQRMLAHKKKDPDFYFCLMLELVTGFRVGELTILKKGQFLKHERSFHFVRILDAKTKAGVREVPIPDELMNELQPFIEGRKLPDDKIFKYRELEGKGAGNAVGKKFARYIDEIGINRGKLVFHSLRKFFNNYMKEQGVSLEMRCQVIGHEVEGTNAEIYSQDFPLTVLQAQLSVVQKMLLEKVGYA
- a CDS encoding amino acid ABC transporter ATP-binding protein, coding for MYPLIEFFNVNKWYGAHHALTDVSGHIHKGQVVVVCGPSGSGKSTLIRTVNRLEDIQGGQILIDRHDIHGSDARLNLLRSRVGFVFQSFNLFPHLSVLDNIVLAPTKILGLKKKEAVEQAMRLLDRVGLTHKAKAYPAQLSGGQQQRVAIARALAMTPPIMLFDEPTSALDPEMVGEVLSVMRDLAKEGMTMMCVTHEMGFAREVADAIWFMDEGKILEVSTPERFFQRPAHARAQKFISELRR
- a CDS encoding peptidase M14, encoding MAILLEQTFERTLDAWVREFSDPVYRGASVHAWLFEDAAARRSAELRLSQAGVQARFYSAYKPLVHFFLDEVDVNGLAGVTVRYPVHASAPPRRFTLEAYPLVGMLDTIEVSFEASGDGLDYEVELRYATARTEQKKVFAPNHVVTDHAGVSSLTPTGWVRVEGADGKLLLDEARPTEYSRMYDAILRTAAGHPWGQDEPYFDRLEVLVELPGIERDTGYEDEVISTFEAMHEEIYFGLLEVFQRHSGRPLGSRGLQPGQIVPDVRHSEREVKLRIATEAFEPVPEVVARSLGTPLSAVNGPLSPERVAHEMQVMGGEPFAVRTRQGRAVRGCYVRGAEPAVVISGGQHANEASGVVGALAAAHVLKARPDAHFVLIGLENPDGYALFGRLCQTNPRHMHHAARYTALGDDLAYREKAPYYELEARIKAYEMSGAQLHVSLHGYPSHEWTRPLSGYLPRHFELWTIPKGFFLVMRHHPGWGGRARALVENITARLAREQPELIRFNARQLAVFEAHAQERGFDMLNGIPVQISESAKERVPLMLISEFPDETVYGDRFRLAQEVQTATALAAVDGYLNCVTRGGAGK
- a CDS encoding transporter substrate-binding domain-containing protein, translating into MRSTFFLAPLAVALALAAPVSAHADQLQEILGRGKLICGVQNNTPPFSFPDPATRAQVGHDVDLCNKLGEALKVGVELKPLSTEARVPSITMGHVDVAIANLAYTKARGEQIQFSDPYYIAKEMLVVHAADAGKSKADFVGKRIASSKGSTGEVAIRLTGSTPVTYQDISGAYLALVQNNTTAFVTNGMTARKLILKAKETGESLALIKEPIALEPIGIGMKKNEPALLAKVNSLLQDWERAGVLDALWTKWISSSADYDHMPREDKVVPLTSIKFEPLP
- a CDS encoding aspartate transaminase, which translates into the protein MQNNCASQRVQRIKPSPSGAAADRASDLKREGRPIISLVVGEPDFDTPVHICQAGCEAIMKGDTRYTHGRGTMALREAVARKLKRENGLEYGTQEIIVTAGAKAAIYLALGATLNPGDEVIVPAPHWVSYTDMTLACDGVPVVVACPESSGFKITPDQLEAAITPRTRWLMINSPCNPTGATYSAQEYSALADVLRRHPQVLLMTDEIYEHLYYGAEPIVHPLIVAPDLRDRTLIVNGVSKSYAMTGWRIGYIAGPADLMRAINVLKSQAAGATASMSQAAAVAALDGDQSFVAQSREIFKTRRDATVRLLNEIPGLSCRTPDGAFYLYVNCAALIGKRTPAGAVLNNDDAVVMYMLETENVALVAGSAYGLSPYFRMSIATSMENLQEGCKRIARAIAALQ
- a CDS encoding MFS transporter, which encodes MNTVLSWFGLTQADRREQLGIWPAFAAMMGVSLSMMLSSLDQTIVGNALPTMVAELNGFDLYAWVATSYMLCSMIAIPVFGRLGDYFGRKPFILAAIFTFTAASVVCAMADSMWGLVLGRALQGIGGGMIIGSAFACIPELFPDTRRRLRWQIMLSTISSVANATGPVLGGVLTDQFGWRSIFLINVPLGALALFWACRFIPFYRPSHGRKIRVDWTGAALVVIFLVALQTFVDLMPLGRQGQLAAVGALTLAAGVLLYRCEKRATDALLPPRLFLETESLRRLFCLAILAGALMYVLLFYLPLLFQGGYGYSPREAGILVTPLALLMTIGAIVNGRIVIRLRHPNWLLFFGLGALTLSTAGFAIAGPHASFGHLLGLAILGGMGLGFSMLNLTLFTQSLSPHEFLGIATAMQKSLRLVGGMIGAAVMATLLSWLYSAQVAHDFAILNQPEAAAYFSNPQALIPGADHALGRYSTETVELARAALRRSLSVGLFIMTGVGAWALYMLRKVPAIKLG
- a CDS encoding helix-turn-helix domain-containing protein; amino-acid sequence: MLYGQRYEVLRRELQQLRVDAGLTQVELAKKLGKGQSYVSKVERGEQYVDLIEFLEWCEACKAEPEKVVRKI